In Sulfuracidifex metallicus DSM 6482 = JCM 9184, a single window of DNA contains:
- a CDS encoding secondary thiamine-phosphate synthase enzyme YjbQ, whose amino-acid sequence MKVKTFLLTVKTSTKFQSIDITDEVQNKIDVKEGVAYIFSKHTTCAVIVNEAEKGLMSDYLDWANKLVPPEGDFKHNVMDNNGHAHVISSIIGNSRVVPISEGKLDLGTWQRIIFLEFDGPRTRTLAIKVFGE is encoded by the coding sequence TTGAAGGTAAAAACTTTCTTGCTAACAGTTAAGACGTCCACTAAATTCCAAAGCATAGATATAACAGATGAGGTACAAAATAAGATAGATGTAAAGGAAGGAGTTGCTTACATTTTTTCAAAGCATACTACATGTGCGGTGATTGTAAACGAAGCTGAGAAGGGCTTAATGAGCGATTACTTAGATTGGGCTAATAAACTAGTTCCTCCTGAGGGAGATTTCAAACATAACGTAATGGATAACAATGGTCATGCTCACGTCATTTCTTCAATTATAGGTAATTCCAGAGTAGTTCCCATCTCAGAAGGTAAATTAGATTTAGGTACTTGGCAAAGAATAATATTTCTAGAGTTTGATGGACCTAGGACAAGAACATTAGCTATTAAAGTTTTTGGTGAATGA